The following are encoded in a window of Peromyscus leucopus breed LL Stock chromosome X, UCI_PerLeu_2.1, whole genome shotgun sequence genomic DNA:
- the Zcchc13 gene encoding zinc finger CCHC domain-containing protein 13 produces MSSKSCFKCGRSGHWARECPKGGTRGRTPRSRGRGPQCSSASQSDICYRCGETGHYAKDCDLQDTCYNCGKRGHIAKDCTQPKREREQCCYICSRPGHLARDCDRQEEQKCYTCGEFGHIQKDCTQIKCYRCGENGHMAVNCSKASEISCYRCGESGHLARECPIEATA; encoded by the coding sequence ATGAGCAGTAAAAGTTGCTTCAAGTGTGGACGCTCTGGCCACTGGGCCCGGGAGTGTCCTAAAGGAGGAACTCGAGGGCGAACACCAAGAAGTCGTGGCAGAGGTCCTCAATGCAGCTCCGCCAGCCAGTCTGACATCTGTTATCGCTGTGGTGAAACTGGTCATTATGCCAAGGACTGTGATCTCCAGGACACGTGCTACAACTGCGGGAAAAGAGGCCACATCGCTAAAGACTGTACCCAGCCTAAACGAGAGAGGGAGCAGTGCTGTTACATCTGCAGCAGACCTGGTCATCTGGCTCGTGATTGCGACCGGCAGGAAGAGCAGAAATGCTACACGTGCGGCGAATTTGGGCACATCCAGAAAGACTGCACCCAAATTAAGTGCTACCGATGTGGTGAGAATGGCCACATGGCGGTGAACTGCAGCAAGGCGAGCGAAATCAGCTGCTACCGCTGTGGCGAATCTGGACATCTAGCCAGGGAATGCCCCATTGAGGCTACCGCTTAG